A single region of the Candidatus Polarisedimenticolaceae bacterium genome encodes:
- a CDS encoding GNAT family N-acetyltransferase, with amino-acid sequence MSARIRAMTQEDGEAVMAVYREGIATGHATFETGAPSWDDWDAAHIPTCRLVAERAGRIVGFTALTAVSRRQVYRGVGELSIFVAAGARGAGIGRALLEALVAASEAEGYWTLQAGIFPENEASLALHRACGFRVVGTRERIGQRDGAWRDVVLLERRSTVAGR; translated from the coding sequence ATGAGCGCGCGGATCCGCGCGATGACCCAGGAGGACGGCGAAGCGGTCATGGCGGTCTATCGCGAGGGGATCGCGACCGGCCACGCCACGTTCGAGACCGGTGCGCCTTCCTGGGACGACTGGGACGCGGCGCACATCCCGACCTGCCGCCTCGTCGCCGAGCGAGCGGGCCGGATCGTCGGCTTCACCGCCTTGACGGCGGTCTCGCGCCGGCAGGTCTACCGCGGCGTCGGGGAGCTCTCGATCTTCGTCGCCGCAGGCGCGCGCGGGGCGGGGATCGGCCGCGCGCTCCTCGAAGCGCTCGTCGCGGCCTCCGAGGCCGAGGGGTACTGGACGCTGCAGGCGGGGATCTTCCCCGAGAACGAGGCGAGCCTCGCCCTCCACCGCGCGTGCGGCTTCCGCGTCGTGGGGACTCGCGAGAGAATCGGCCAGCGCGACGGCGCGTGGCGCGACGTCGTTCTCCTCGAGCGACGGAGCACCGTGGCCGGACGATGA